A window from Centropristis striata isolate RG_2023a ecotype Rhode Island chromosome 4, C.striata_1.0, whole genome shotgun sequence encodes these proteins:
- the LOC131970012 gene encoding uncharacterized protein LOC131970012 — translation MPLTGREQSKRLLQASYIEAKMKFSIPNEKDIYVLDDTGTEVDEEVFSDILEEKTDILWTIVDTLSVTDFSDSPASSCTDTLSLSSRSSESDTFLMSPKRQHIDDTFLMSPKRPCIDDDIPKSQKSQHIDDRSSQAKELVKRVLEQKPGGEKILKEYATKGEMKDRTRRELVNIVVADMLEKYGSAPPKDKRTQYALGIVTLFPALKDPYSKKGYEHFFDADSNEGYIAWKLKNTQRELSSGRSSGVRRRSSQTSDSSGPELERKVTKEQQLEGDQCCEAISLLKHSTDEEQIFMKMRATFQHRQKLIHDPERCSTVLTVFPRFLDTKGLVLQDFELLFGAETSSKFLEKWGTLLKAKVIEQAKNLSKTPHLDYLIQSADENPDEDGDEEVPGWDSDMASVLLLVYLLPPSGKKGAVKISIREAVDRVVKFHKSGRSLQEHSGPAQRRQPYILAVGITRKNIHDYYIAMDGELLPCKAGSSLSAFDELFKTHYVFGISYDQALNSLYTFVQTTVYNIDVGLSHETPRVKDLRAKLLNSSCDV, via the exons ATGCCGTTAACGGGACGAGAGCAGTCAAAGcggctgcttcaagctagctacatcgagg CTAAAATGAAGTTCAGTATACCCAATGAAAAAGACATATATGTGCTGGATGACACTGGAACAGAGGTCGATGAAGAGGTATTCAGTGACATTCTGGAGGAAAAAACAGACATCCTGTGGACAATTGTCGACACTCTTTCAGTCACTG ACTTTTCAGACTCTCCTGCATCTTCATGCACGGACACCTTGTCACTATCATCACGCTCATCCGAGAGTGATACTTTTCTGATGTCTCCAAAAAGACAGCACATTGATGACACCTTTCTGATGTCTCCAAAAAGACCATGCATTGATGATGACATCCCAAAGTCCCAAAAGAGTCAGCATATTGATGACAGGTCTTCACAGGCCAAAGAG CTTGTCAAGAGAGTTCTGGAACAAAAGCCTGGAGGGGAGAAAATACTTAAAGAATATGCAACTAAGGGAGAGATGAAGGATCGAACACGCCGTGAACTTGTCAACATTGTTGTTGCTGATATGTTGGAAAAGTATGG AAGTGCTCCGCCAAAGGACAAAAGAACACAATATGCATTGGGGATTGTAACACTGTTCCCTGCTCTGAAAGATCCCTATTCGAAAAAGGGCTAT gaGCATTTCTTTGATGCAGATAGCAACGAGGGCTACATTGCCTGGAagcttaaaaacacacagcgAGAACTCAGCAGTGGCCGTAGCAGTGGAGTTCGGAGAAGGAGCTCTCAAACCTCAGACAGCAGCGGACCAGAGTTGGAGAGGAAAGTGACTAAAGAGCAACAGCTGGAGGGAGACCAGTGCTGCGAGGCCATATCTCTACTGAAACACAGCACAGATGAAGAACAGATCTTCATGAAAATGAGAGCAACCTTCCAGCACAGACAAAAGTTGATCCATGATCCAGAGCGATGCAGCACAGTGCTTACAGTTTTCCCAAGGTTCCTTGACACAAAAGGCCTT GTTCTACAAGACTTTGAGCTGTTGTTTGGAGCAGAGACTTCATCAAAATTCTTGGAGAAATGGGGAACACTCCTGAAGGCGAAAGTAATTGAACAAGCCAAAAACCTCAGCAAAACCCCGCACCTTGACTATCTCATTCAGTCTGCAGACGAGAACCCTGATGAGGATGGAGATGAGGAGGTCCCAG GTTGGGATAGTGACATGGCCTCAGTTCTCCTGCTTGTCTACCTCCTGCCACCAAGTGGAAAGAAGGGAGCCGTGAAGATCAGTATCCGGGAAGCTGTGGATCGCGTAGTGAAGTTTCATAAG TCGGGCCGAAGCCTACAAGAACACTCTGGTCCAGCCCAGCGGAGGCAGCCCTACATCCTGGCAGTTGGcatcacaagaaaaaacatcCATGATTACTACATTGCGATGGATGGTGAGCTCCTTCCCTGCAAGGCCGGGTCTTCCCTTTCAGCCTTTGATGAACTGTTCAAGACGCATTATGTGTTTGGGATCTCCTATGACCAGGCCTTAAACAGCCTGTACACATTTGTGCAAACCACTGTCTACAATATCGATGTGGGGCTTTCTCACGAAACTCCCAGAGTCAAGGACCTCAGGGCAAAGCTCCTCAACTCAAGTTGTGATGTATAA